In the genome of Paenibacillus pabuli, one region contains:
- the dnaI gene encoding primosomal protein DnaI, with protein MESLGGLLQQLNPSFREQSRRIAADLMEDPYVREFRAGHPELKDAQLITDLSKLYQYAKDSKNCANCPGLDNCPNDFQGHFCKLEVEHFNGKPEIIDKKAPCSKHIARQNEHIIKQRIRSFYVDERALNAGYNDVEIMGKDRMRAPAVNQVLRYINDTKENGLSPQGLFLEGSFGTGKTFLMCYMLHELAVAGHTGVIIYMPDFVEDLKSMISEGNKLKETTDILKSCDLLIFDDIGAENLNPWVRDHVMGSILNYRMNRKPTFYTSNYNLDGLEKHLSFTSRDGEEMNKGQRLMDRIRPFVDVISVRGENQRGKR; from the coding sequence ATGGAATCCTTGGGAGGACTGCTTCAGCAGCTGAATCCTTCCTTTCGTGAACAGTCGCGGCGGATTGCGGCGGATTTAATGGAAGATCCGTACGTACGCGAATTCCGCGCAGGTCATCCTGAACTGAAAGATGCACAGCTTATCACCGATCTGAGCAAGCTGTATCAGTATGCCAAAGATTCGAAGAACTGTGCGAACTGTCCGGGACTCGACAACTGTCCTAACGATTTCCAGGGTCACTTTTGCAAACTGGAAGTAGAGCATTTTAACGGTAAACCCGAAATTATAGATAAAAAAGCACCTTGTTCCAAACATATCGCCCGGCAAAATGAGCATATTATCAAACAGAGAATCCGCAGTTTCTATGTGGACGAGCGAGCGCTCAATGCAGGTTATAACGATGTTGAAATTATGGGCAAGGATCGGATGCGTGCTCCGGCAGTAAACCAGGTTCTGCGTTATATTAACGATACCAAGGAGAATGGATTATCTCCGCAAGGACTGTTTTTGGAAGGATCATTTGGAACGGGCAAGACGTTCCTGATGTGTTATATGCTGCATGAACTGGCTGTTGCGGGCCATACAGGTGTCATTATCTACATGCCTGATTTTGTGGAGGATCTGAAATCCATGATTAGCGAAGGAAACAAGCTGAAGGAAACGACGGATATTCTGAAAAGCTGTGATCTGCTCATCTTTGATGATATTGGGGCAGAGAATCTGAACCCTTGGGTTCGGGATCATGTGATGGGTTCCATTCTGAACTACCGTATGAATCGCAAACCTACATTTTACACGTCCAACTACAACTTGGATGGGCTGGAGAAACATCTTAGCTTCACCAGTAGGGACGGCGAGGAAATGAACAAAGGCCAACGTTTGATGGATCGGATTCGTCCGTTTGTGGATGTCATCTCGGTTCGGGGTGAGAATCAGCGGGGCAAACGTTAA
- a CDS encoding alpha-mannosidase — protein sequence MTKPTSKSKRAHIISHTHWDREWYLPYEKHHMRLVQLVDSLLDQLDQGPDFKSFYLDGQTIIIDDYLQVRPEQKERLEKHIRDGRIVIGPWYILQDAFLTSGEANVRNMQVGHRDAKRYGTPSKIGYFPDTFGLVGQTPQLMLQSGIDNVFFGRGVKPTGFNNTVSDAGYESSFSELMWEGPDGSKVLGVLFANWYSNGNEVPVDEASARKFWETKLADAEKYASTNELLYMNGCDHQPIQKDLPEAIRMAEQLHPEIEFVHSNFPDYLSALKESAVQELSVVKGELRSQRTDGWGTLVNTASARVYLKQMNQLGQAMLEKVAEPLASFAHLLGHPYPHDQFTYAWKTLMQNHPHDSICGCSVDEVHREMVTRFDKSRHVAEALIEDSTTQIAAAVDTSTFERYGEEARPVVVFNTSGWERSGVVQIELDAARLYFRDGFSLEDMAAKMNAIDLSGRILVDEEGKPVPCTVEDLGLSFGYDLPDDRFRQPYSCRRVSITFEAGKVPALGLKTYALIRMDSNAASNSNAVAETSVGTDATSTTLLRGERGMENEYFIVNIADNGSLALTDKRTGRTYKDLGVYENVGDIGNEYMFKQPENEVALTTKDLRAEIRVIEDAPYRASYEIVHHWEIPESADETLDREQRELIYYPHRKAQRSKQMVTLKIRTIVSLSRSGKGIKLETTFNNQAKDHRVRALFPTDLTAAVHHVDSMFEVAARDNTPAPEWQNPSNTQHQQSFVDVSEDQAGLVVANLGLNEYEVLKDGRNTIAVTLLRAVGELGDWGLFPTPEAQCLGEHSFQLEIIPHDGNGATSGAYIEAYQFQIPWTLTQTNVHPGFLTPSNTPFEWQGDGLAFSSLKVNEDSGDLMLRWYNMRSNTTELKFAASESIPQALEDAYQSNILEEETGKLNASMINESSTALISKEWALQAGPCEIVTVGLRR from the coding sequence ATTCATTACTGGATCAGCTCGATCAGGGCCCTGATTTCAAAAGCTTTTATCTGGACGGACAAACAATCATCATTGACGACTATCTCCAGGTTCGACCTGAGCAGAAGGAACGGCTGGAGAAGCATATTCGTGATGGCCGGATTGTCATTGGGCCTTGGTATATTTTGCAGGATGCCTTCCTGACCAGTGGGGAAGCAAACGTACGTAATATGCAGGTCGGACATCGGGATGCCAAACGATACGGAACACCTTCCAAGATTGGATACTTCCCAGATACCTTTGGACTGGTGGGACAGACACCGCAGCTTATGCTGCAATCGGGTATCGATAATGTCTTCTTCGGGCGAGGCGTGAAGCCGACGGGCTTTAACAATACAGTGTCTGACGCTGGATACGAATCCAGTTTCTCAGAGCTGATGTGGGAAGGTCCGGATGGATCTAAAGTGCTTGGTGTTTTATTTGCCAACTGGTACTCCAACGGGAATGAGGTTCCGGTGGACGAAGCTTCGGCCCGCAAGTTCTGGGAGACCAAGCTTGCAGATGCAGAGAAATATGCATCGACCAATGAATTGCTATACATGAACGGATGCGATCATCAGCCTATTCAGAAAGATCTGCCTGAAGCCATTCGAATGGCTGAACAATTGCATCCCGAAATCGAGTTTGTTCACTCCAACTTTCCGGACTACCTGTCAGCATTGAAAGAATCTGCAGTTCAGGAGCTGTCTGTTGTAAAAGGAGAGCTGCGCAGCCAACGTACCGATGGCTGGGGAACCTTGGTGAACACGGCTTCGGCACGCGTTTATCTGAAACAGATGAACCAGCTGGGCCAAGCCATGTTGGAAAAGGTGGCTGAACCACTGGCTTCGTTCGCGCACCTGCTGGGTCATCCATATCCGCATGATCAATTTACCTATGCATGGAAAACGTTGATGCAGAATCATCCGCATGACAGCATCTGTGGTTGTAGCGTAGACGAGGTGCATCGCGAGATGGTCACACGGTTTGATAAGAGCCGTCATGTCGCTGAGGCCCTGATTGAAGATAGCACCACCCAAATTGCCGCAGCGGTCGATACGTCAACCTTTGAACGATATGGTGAAGAAGCACGTCCTGTGGTTGTGTTTAACACATCGGGATGGGAGCGCAGCGGTGTGGTTCAGATTGAACTGGATGCGGCCCGTTTGTACTTCCGCGACGGTTTCTCATTGGAAGATATGGCAGCCAAAATGAACGCCATTGACCTGTCAGGTCGTATATTGGTGGATGAAGAAGGCAAGCCGGTTCCATGTACGGTAGAGGATCTGGGGCTATCATTCGGTTATGATCTTCCGGATGATCGATTCCGTCAGCCATATAGCTGCCGTCGGGTGAGCATTACATTTGAAGCAGGGAAAGTGCCTGCACTTGGTCTGAAGACGTATGCCTTGATTCGTATGGACAGCAATGCTGCGAGTAATTCAAATGCTGTTGCTGAAACGTCTGTAGGTACTGATGCGACTTCAACTACACTGCTGCGTGGTGAACGTGGCATGGAAAATGAATATTTTATCGTAAATATTGCAGACAACGGGTCTTTGGCACTCACGGATAAACGGACAGGCCGGACGTATAAGGATCTTGGCGTGTATGAAAATGTCGGTGATATCGGCAATGAGTACATGTTCAAGCAGCCGGAGAATGAAGTGGCATTGACTACGAAGGATCTTCGGGCAGAAATTCGTGTGATTGAAGATGCGCCTTACAGAGCTTCGTACGAAATTGTTCATCATTGGGAGATTCCTGAATCCGCTGACGAAACGCTCGATCGTGAGCAGCGTGAACTCATCTATTACCCACATCGTAAAGCTCAACGTTCCAAACAAATGGTTACGCTCAAGATCCGAACCATTGTGTCGTTAAGCCGCAGTGGAAAAGGCATCAAGCTCGAAACAACCTTTAACAATCAGGCGAAGGATCATCGGGTACGGGCACTCTTTCCGACAGATCTGACAGCGGCTGTTCATCACGTGGACTCGATGTTCGAAGTTGCTGCTCGTGATAATACCCCTGCACCGGAATGGCAAAATCCGAGCAATACCCAGCATCAGCAAAGTTTTGTTGATGTGAGCGAGGATCAGGCTGGATTGGTTGTAGCTAATCTGGGTCTGAATGAATATGAGGTGCTTAAGGATGGACGGAATACGATTGCTGTGACATTGCTTCGTGCTGTAGGAGAGCTTGGAGACTGGGGACTGTTCCCGACACCGGAAGCTCAGTGCCTCGGCGAACATTCCTTCCAGTTGGAGATTATCCCTCATGACGGGAACGGAGCAACATCCGGAGCGTACATTGAAGCTTACCAGTTCCAGATTCCATGGACTTTGACTCAGACGAACGTACACCCGGGATTCCTGACGCCAAGCAACACACCGTTTGAGTGGCAAGGGGACGGTCTTGCGTTTTCTTCACTGAAGGTGAACGAGGATTCGGGTGATCTGATGTTGCGTTGGTACAATATGAGATCCAATACAACTGAGTTGAAGTTTGCTGCTTCTGAGTCCATCCCGCAAGCATTGGAAGATGCATATCAGAGCAACATTCTGGAAGAAGAGACAGGCAAACTGAATGCTTCAATGATAAATGAATCTTCCACTGCCTTGATCAGCAAAGAATGGGCTCTTCAAGCGGGACCTTGTGAGATTGTTACGGTGGGGTTACGCCGTTAA
- a CDS encoding YqzM family protein, translating into MDANVRINDPREHVNEEPRNDLFDLIAGVAGMAGLMTVIFFGMVIFKFITE; encoded by the coding sequence ATGGATGCAAATGTGCGGATCAACGACCCGCGTGAACATGTGAACGAGGAACCCCGTAATGATCTGTTTGATCTGATAGCGGGTGTTGCTGGCATGGCCGGCCTGATGACGGTTATCTTTTTCGGAATGGTTATTTTCAAATTTATCACCGAATAA
- the trxA gene encoding thioredoxin → MAIVNVSDQSFNAEVEGEGTVLVDFWAPWCGPCKMLAPILEELSTEVGDAVKIAKVNVDENPESASRFGVMSIPTLIFFKDGQPVDKVVGLNSKDALKGIIEKHQ, encoded by the coding sequence ATGGCTATTGTTAACGTATCCGATCAATCCTTCAACGCTGAAGTCGAAGGCGAAGGAACGGTTCTTGTTGATTTCTGGGCGCCTTGGTGTGGTCCTTGTAAAATGCTCGCTCCAATCCTGGAAGAGCTGTCTACCGAAGTTGGCGATGCAGTGAAAATTGCTAAAGTCAATGTGGACGAAAATCCGGAATCCGCTTCCCGCTTCGGCGTAATGAGCATTCCGACATTGATCTTCTTCAAAGATGGTCAACCGGTTGATAAAGTGGTTGGTCTGAACTCGAAAGATGCTCTCAAAGGAATCATCGAAAAACACCAATAA